Proteins encoded by one window of Vibrio panuliri:
- a CDS encoding TrkH family potassium uptake protein, protein MQFRSIIRIVGLLLALFSVSMLAPALVALIYRDGAGVPFVTTFFVLLFCGVVCWFPNRRHKHELKARDGFLIVVLFWTVIGSAGSLPFLLSDNPNISVTDAFFESFSALTTTGATVIVGLDHLPKAILFYRQFLQWFGGMGIIVLAVAILPVLGIGGMQLYRAEIPGPVKDSKMTPRIAETAKALWYIYLSLTVACAVAFWLAGMTPFDAIGHSFSTIAIGGFSTHDASMGYFDSYAINMITVVFLLISACNYSLHFAAFASGGVHPKYYWKDPEFRAFVFIQVLLFLVCFLMLLNHHSYDTIYEAFDQALFQTVSISTTAGFTTTGFAEWPLFLPVLLLFSSFIGGCAGSTGGGMKVIRILLLTLQGARELKRLVHPRAVYTIKLGGSALSQRVVDAVWGFFSAYALVFVVCMLALIATGMDELSAFSAVAATLNNLGPGLGEVALHFGEINDKAKWVLVVSMLFGRLEIFTLLILLTPTFWRS, encoded by the coding sequence ATGCAATTTCGATCAATTATCCGCATCGTAGGGTTGTTACTTGCCCTGTTTAGCGTCTCTATGCTCGCCCCAGCCTTGGTAGCTTTAATCTACCGAGATGGTGCAGGCGTGCCATTTGTCACGACTTTTTTCGTTCTACTGTTCTGTGGTGTCGTTTGTTGGTTTCCCAACCGAAGGCATAAGCATGAACTCAAAGCTCGTGATGGCTTTCTAATTGTTGTTCTGTTCTGGACAGTAATAGGCAGTGCAGGTTCCCTGCCTTTCTTACTCTCCGACAACCCCAATATTTCAGTGACTGACGCCTTTTTTGAATCCTTTTCTGCACTGACAACAACGGGGGCAACAGTCATTGTTGGACTTGACCACTTACCAAAAGCGATTCTGTTTTATCGCCAGTTTCTACAATGGTTTGGTGGTATGGGGATCATTGTGCTTGCTGTAGCGATTCTCCCAGTGTTAGGTATCGGTGGTATGCAGCTTTACCGAGCAGAAATTCCAGGCCCGGTAAAAGACAGCAAAATGACGCCACGTATTGCTGAAACCGCAAAGGCACTTTGGTATATCTATCTGAGTTTAACCGTTGCTTGTGCCGTTGCTTTCTGGTTAGCGGGGATGACACCGTTTGATGCGATAGGGCATAGTTTTTCGACGATAGCGATTGGTGGTTTCTCTACCCATGATGCCAGTATGGGTTACTTTGATAGCTATGCGATCAATATGATTACTGTGGTGTTCTTGTTGATATCGGCGTGTAACTACTCATTGCATTTTGCTGCATTTGCATCCGGTGGTGTTCACCCTAAGTATTATTGGAAAGACCCTGAGTTTCGCGCATTTGTCTTTATCCAAGTGCTGTTGTTCTTAGTCTGTTTTTTAATGCTGCTTAATCACCACTCATATGACACCATTTATGAGGCATTTGATCAGGCGTTATTCCAAACAGTTTCAATATCAACCACTGCAGGTTTTACAACCACGGGATTTGCTGAGTGGCCATTGTTTCTGCCAGTGTTGTTATTATTCTCCTCTTTTATAGGAGGCTGTGCAGGGTCGACAGGCGGCGGGATGAAGGTTATCCGTATCCTTTTGCTGACATTACAAGGTGCGCGAGAGCTGAAACGTTTGGTTCATCCTCGTGCGGTTTACACCATTAAGCTCGGTGGTAGTGCGCTTTCACAGCGGGTTGTGGATGCGGTGTGGGGATTCTTCTCTGCCTATGCATTGGTTTTTGTCGTCTGTATGCTGGCATTGATAGCGACAGGCATGGACGAGTTAAGTGCGTTCTCTGCGGTAGCCGCGACACTTAATAACTTAGGGCCAGGCCTTGGAGAAGTGGCATTGCATTTTGGTGAAATCAACGACAAAGCGAAGTGGGTGTTAGTTGTATCAATGTTGTTTGGGCGCCTAGAGATTTTTACGCTGCTAATTTTGCTTACACCAACATTTTGGCGTAGCTAA